A genomic stretch from Lathyrus oleraceus cultivar Zhongwan6 chromosome 2, CAAS_Psat_ZW6_1.0, whole genome shotgun sequence includes:
- the LOC127117779 gene encoding uncharacterized protein LOC127117779, with product MASPRAIENTENSLDKIKRQLASASGRNLLQGPLLKRSETLRKWNERWVILDPTTGRMEYKLRRNEPTVKGTILFDANSTITVSPVNFNGPTKYDGCCIYIGTPQKKDYFLCAETPGAARAWVSTLHATQLVLKAHKEAVNSLSGNGSAKLGTVATVVAAANSTASECSKEIEAAMQISLRNALGMMPNRTTDGPMDDLAIMKETLRVKDEELQSLARDLRARDSTIKEIADKLSETAEAAEAAASAAYTMDDHRRIACAEIDRLRKESEKQKETYAQKLKEYEEKFTGLSKEREQLISQREAAIQEAHMWRTELGKAREHGVILEATVVRAEEKVRVAEANAEARIKEAVQRESAATKEKQELLAYVNMLKAQLQRQHIDATQVVEKTESCSDTKHVDPTEENVDKACLSVSRANPIPAENVVHMATDQVNSIQTVGDNEWSDIQATEARIADVREVAAPETDGNSLDIPVVSQPGINHHHEQGSNSFHQP from the exons ATGGCTTCTCCG CGAGCTATCGAAAACACAGAGAACAGTTTGGACAAGATCAAGCGCCAACTAGCTTCCGCTTCTGGTAGAAACTTGTTGCAGGGACCACTTCTCAAGAGATCCGAAACT CTGAGGAAATGGAATGAACGTTGGGTGATCTTGGACCCGACAACCGGAAGAATGGAATACAA GTTACGAAGAAATGAGCCGACTGTTAAGGGAACGATTCTGTTTGACGCGAATAGCACCATTACTGTGTCTCCTGTGAATTTCAA CGGGCCAACGAAGTATGACGGGTGCTGCATTT ATATCGGGACGCCACAGAAAAAGGATTATTTTCTTTGTGCGGAGACTCCTGGCGCAGCTAGAGCATGGGTGTCAACTTTGCA TGCCACTCAGTTGGTTCTGAAAGCTCATAAAGAAGCTGTGAATTCCTTAAGTGGGAATGGCTCCGCGAAATTAGGAACTGTTGCAACCGTTGTTGCCGCCGCCAACTCAACAGCCTCAGAATGTTCTAAAGAAATCGAAGCAGCTATGCAGATTTCTTTGCGAAATGCTCTTGGAATGATGCCAAATAGGACCACTGATGGTCCTATGGATGATTTAGCAATCATGAAG GAAACACTAAGGGTTAAGGACGAGGAGCTACAGAGTTTGGCTCGAGACCTTCGGGCACGCGATTCAACTATAAAAGAAATAGCAGATAAGTTATCCGAGACTGCCGAAGCTGCTGAGGCCGCAGCATCTGCTGCTTATACTATGGATGACCACCGGAGAATCGCCTGTGCAGAAATCGATCGTTTGAGAAAAGAATCCGAGAAGCAGAAGGAGACTTATGCACAGAAG CTAAAGGAGTATGAAGAAAAATTTACGGGCTTAAGCAAAGAAAGAGAGCAATTAATCAGCCAGAGAGAAGCTGCGATCCAGGAGGCACATATGTGGCGTACCGAACTAGGGAAAGCTCGAGAGCATGGTGTGATCTTAGAAGCAACTGTAGTAAGGGCAGAAGAGAAGGTTAGGGTTGCAGAGGCAAACGCCGAAGCTAGGATAAAGGAGGCTGTACAGAGAGAGTCGGCGGCAACAAAAGAGAAGCAGGAGCTTCTTGCATATGTTAACATGCTAAAAGCACAACTTCAAAG GCAACACATCGATGCAACTCAAGTTGTGGAGAAGACGGAGTCATGCTCCGATACAAAGCATGTCGACCCTACAGAAGAGAATGTCGATAAAGCATGCCTTAGTGTTTCTCGAGCAAACCCTATCCCTGCCGAGAACGTAGTTCACATGGCGACAGATCAGGTGAACAGCATCCAGACAGTTGGTGACAACGAATGGAGCGATATTCAAGCGACAGAGGCAAGAATAGCTGACGTAAGGGAAGTAGCAGCACCAGAAACCGACGGAAACAGCTTGGATATTCCAGTGGTTAGCCAGCCAGGTATCAATCATCACCATGAACAAGGATCAAACTCTTTCCATCAGCCTTGA